The bacterium genome segment CTTTCGATTTCTAGAGGAATTTGTCCATTCAGGTCGCGCGGCTTGGGCGGATCTTCTTTCAACTGCTTGAACCCGATTGCGATCGCAGAATCACCAGTAAAAGGCACGCGCCCTGTGAACATTTCATAAAGAATGATCCCCAGGGAATAAATGTCGGCGCGTTCATCGACGCTTTTGCCGGAGACCTGTTCTGGAGCCATGTACTCGGGTGTCCCCATAATCAAGCCGGTAGCGGTCAATCCACCCAAATTCTCAGAGCGGGCCAGCCCGAAATCAATGATCTTGATCTGACTAGAGGAGCTTATGATGATGTTCTGCGATTTGAGATCCCGATGGACGATACCTTGTCGATGCGCTGCTTCTAGTCCGTCGCAGATTTGTAAAGCAATGTTGAGAGCATGCATTAGTGAAAGCGGCCCGATTTTCTTGATGTAATCCTTCAGACTCATTCCTTCAAAGAACTCCATCGAAATGAAGTGCAGATCATTGTGTTCCGAGATGTCGTGGATCCGGATGACATTAGGATGGGTGACACGACGGGCAGAGGAGACCTCCCGCATGAGCCGTTCGATCGCATCAGGATCGTTGCTGAGTACAGGCGAAAGTATTTTGATCGCCACTTGCTCCTTCAGTTGCTTGTCATAGGCTTGAAACACAATCCCCATGCCGCCACGCCCTATTTCTTTCAAGATCTGATATCGGTCCTCCAGTGCCGAGCTGACATTGAGGAAAGATGTTGGCGTCCGGCTATCACCAGGGAGGATAGAACCAGTTGCTATCTTGAGCATGCTGAACGAGCGCTCCAACCGCGAGTTCATCTCTGAATCGAGGCGACACATGAGGGCCTCGAGATTCTCTAATCGTTCCCGGATAAGCTTCACTTGAGAATCCTCTTGTATATTCTTCGATCGCTCCAACTTTTCTCGTGCCAGCTCCCGTCTATGGCGCAACCAAAAAGGCACAATTACACAAGCTGTGATTGAGCCGAAAACAATCGTTAGCGCCGAAAGGAAAGTGGACGTATCCATAATCTCAATGATATAGCATCAGGAAATTACTTATTTACATTAAACTCATTACTTGTTGGCTAGGGGGAGGCGAAAGGTGGCCATTTCTTCGGCGTTGCGAACGAGCAAGATATCACCCACTAAAGCCGGGTGGTTCCAGGTTTTGCCTTTGATTCCAGGGTACTTTGATACTTCTGTAAATTGATCCGGTGTTGCTTTCACCAGTGCCAGTTCACCTTTTTCCGATAGCACTAGCAAGATATCCTGATCGGACAACAGCAACATCTGGCCACTGCCATAACGACCTCCTTTCCATTTACGAGTGCCATCCTTGAGATCGATGCAGGAAAGAATACTTCCATCAAAGCCGTACGCGAAATCCTTGTGTACGACGAAATCACTGAATTTAGGTTTCAGCCCAATTGTGTTCCACTGTTCCTGAACTGTCCATCCGTTCGGTCCATTTTTAACGTTGATGCGGTGCAACCCGTGTGAATCGCCTTCGCTAACAACGACACCGCCATCAGGCGTAAGTCCCGGCTGCA includes the following:
- a CDS encoding serine/threonine protein kinase; protein product: MKLIRERLENLEALMCRLDSEMNSRLERSFSMLKIATGSILPGDSRTPTSFLNVSSALEDRYQILKEIGRGGMGIVFQAYDKQLKEQVAIKILSPVLSNDPDAIERLMREVSSARRVTHPNVIRIHDISEHNDLHFISMEFFEGMSLKDYIKKIGPLSLMHALNIALQICDGLEAAHRQGIVHRDLKSQNIIISSSSQIKIIDFGLARSENLGGLTATGLIMGTPEYMAPEQVSGKSVDERADIYSLGIILYEMFTGRVPFTGDSAIAIGFKQLKEDPPKPRDLNGQIPLEIE